One Ricinus communis isolate WT05 ecotype wild-type chromosome 2, ASM1957865v1, whole genome shotgun sequence DNA segment encodes these proteins:
- the LOC8274135 gene encoding phosphatidylinositol 4-phosphate 5-kinase 1, whose product MREGVILVDEPISDVVSTGKKKKSGEQQQEQEHEQDKVIVLVPESKDSSRPILVNRTRSQSANRRVAPTNTGPLDSTTTTTVEKVLPNGDLYTGSFSGNAPNGSGKYLWRDGCMYEGEWRRGKASGKGKFSWPSGATYEGEFKSGRMEGFGTFIGSDGDTYRGSWSADRKHGYGQKRYANGDFYEGTWKKNVQDGKGRYVWKNGNVYDGEWKNGVISGRGVLVWANGNRYDGQWENGVPKGNGIFKWTDGSCYVGTWNNKDLMSGHELSGTFYPGNGKESGGGDLVLPPTRKRSSVDGSNMVNLPRICIWESDGEAGDITCDIIDTVEASMIYREGLLDRNGMGIRQFRRGPCCFSGGEVKKPGETISKGHKNYELMLNLQLGIRCSVGKHAQILRELKPSDFDPKEKFWTRFPAEGSKITPPHQSVEFRWKDYCPMVFRHLRGLFHVDTADYMLAICGNDALRELSSPGKSGSFFYLTQDDRFMIKTVKKSEVKVLIRMLPSYYQHVCRYENSLVTKFFGVHCVKPIGGQKTRFIVMGNLFCSEYPIHRRFDLKGSSHGRTTDKPEGEIDETTTLKDLDLNFVFRLQRNWYQELIKQINRDCEFLEAERIMDYSLLVGLHFRDDNTCDKMGLSPFVLRSGNKDSYQNEKFMRGCRFLEAELQDRDRILVGRKPLIRLGANMPARAERMARRSDFDQYIPGGINHLTPSRSGEIYEVVLYFGIIDILQDYDISKKLEHAYKSLQADPTSISAVDPKHYSKRFRDFIGRIFIEDR is encoded by the exons ATGCGTGAAGGAGTTATACTTGTTGATGAGCCAATCAGCGACGTTGTTTCAActgggaagaagaagaaatcagGAGAACAGCAACAGGAACAGGAACACGAGCAAGATAAGGTTATTGTTCTAGTACCGGAAAGTAAAGACAGCTCAAGACCCATTTTGGTGAACCGAACCCGATCTCAATCCGCCAACCGTAGAGTCGCACCCACAAACACCGGACCACTGGACTCAACCACCACTACCACAGTGGAGAAAGTCCTTCCAAACGGCGATCTCTATACTGGGTCATTTTCGGGTAATGCGCCTAACGGATCGGGTAAATATTTGTGGAGAGACGGGTGCATGTACGAAGGAGAGTGGCGGCGTGGGAAGGCCTCGGGAAAAGGGAAGTTCTCGTGGCCATCGGGAGCAACATACGAAGGGGAATTCAAGTCGGGTCGGATGGAAGGATTCGGTACGTTTATAGGATCGGACGGGGACACCTACCGCGGGTCATGGAGCGCCGATAGAAAACACGGGTACGGGCAAAAGAGATATGCGAATGGAGATTTTTACGAGGGAACATGGAAAAAGAATGTGCAAGATGGGAAAGGAAGATACGTGTGGAAAAATGGGAATGTGTACGACGGGGAATGGAAAAATGGCGTCATTTCAGGTAGAGGTGTTTTGGTTTGGGCTAACGGAAATCGTTACGATGGGCAGTGGGAAAATGGGGTTCCAAAAGGGAATGGGATTTTTAAATGGACCGACGGAAGCTGTTATGTGGGTACTTGGAATAATAAAGATTTAATGAGTGGACATGAACTGTCCGGTACTTTTTATCCTGGAAATGGTAAAGAGAGTGGTGGTGGTGATTTGGTTTTGCCGCCGACGAGGAAGAGGTCGTCGGTGGATGGAAGTAATATGGTGAATTTACCAAGGATTTGCATATGGGAAAGTGATGGTGAGGCCGGTGATATTACTTGTGATATTATTGATACAGTTGAAGCTTCAATGATTTATAGAGAAGGGTTGTTGGATCGGAATGGGATGGGGATTAGACAGTTCAGAAGAGGGCCGTGCTGTTTTAGTGGTGGTGAAGTGAAGAAGCCTGGGGAGACTATATCTAAAGGCCATAAGAATTATGAGTTGATGCTTAATTTGCAATTGGGCATCCG GTGTTCCGTTGGGAAACATGCCCAGATTTTGAGGGAATTGAAGCCCAGTGATTTTGATCCAAAGGAGAAGTTCTGGACTAGGTTTCCTGCTGAAGGATCAAAGATTACGCCTCCACATCAATCTGTGGAGTTCCGTTGGAAGGATTATTGTCCAATGGTGTTTAG ACATTTGAGGGGGCTATTCCATGTGGATACTGCTGATTACATGCTAGCTATTTGTGGAAATGATGCCCTCAGAGAGCTGTCTTCTCCTGGGAAAAGTGGAAGCTTCTTTTACCTTACTCAGGATGACAGATTCATGATCAAGACTGTAAAGAAATCTGAAGTCAAG GTGCTAATCAGGATGCTTCCCAGTTATTACCAACATGTTTGTCGGTATGAAAATTCATTGGTGACAAAGTTCTTCGGTGTCCATTGTGTTAAACCAATTGGTGGACAAAAA ACTCGCTTCATTGTGATGGGCAATTTGTTTTGCTCCGAGTATCCAATACATAGGAGATTTGACCTGAAAGGATCCTCCCATGGCCGCACAACAGATAAGCCTGAGGGTGAGATAGATGAAACCACAACTCTCAAGGACCTGGATCTCAATTTTGTTTTTCGTCTTCAACGAAATTGGTACCAGGAGCTCATCAA GCAAATTAATCGGGATTGTGAATTTTTGGAAGCTGAGAGAATTATGGATTACAGTCTCTTGGTTGGCCTTCACTTCCGCGATGATAATACTTGTGACAAAATGGGGCTATCACCATTTGTTTTGCGCTCCG GAAACAAGGATTCctatcaaaatgaaaaattcaTGCGTGGCTGCCGGTTTCTTGAGGCAGAGCTACAAGACAGAGATAGGATTTTAGTTGGCCG GAAACCATTGATAAGGTTAGGAGCAAATATGCCAGCAAGAGCAGAACGAATGGCGCGGAGAAGTGATTTTGATCAGTACATCCCTGGTGGGATTAACCATTTGACCCCTTCTAGAAGTGGTGAGATATATGAAGTAGTTCTTTATTTTGGGATCATTGATATCTTACAAGACTATGATATTAGCAAGAAATTAGAGCATGCCTACAAATCTTTACAAGCCGATCCTACCTCAATCTCAGCAGTCGATCCCAAACACTACTCAAAAAGATTCAGGGATTTCATTGGCAGAATATTTATAGAAGACAGGTAG
- the LOC8274133 gene encoding oxysterol-binding protein-related protein 1C isoform X1, producing the protein MHNLCCISTVSDHSSTNNFPMAITSRSDPNTRSLNQSHTSHFNGIDCNNNNNSSSNTTNLLLLTNSNNRHQRSLTASLSALTANAVSLPREQQVDVRINDIVGNGISGILYKWVNYGKGWRPRWFVLQDGVLSYYKIHGPDKIIVNRETEKGSKVIGEESMRRLSRPNNNNGHYHQPKRNPVGEIHLKVSSIRESRSDDKRFSIFTGTKRLHLRAETREDRLAWMEALQAVKDMFPRMSNSELMAPIENVVVSTEKLRQRLLEEGVSEAAIEDSEQIMRNEFSSLQNQIVLLKQKQWLLIDTLRQLETEKVDLENTVVDESQRQFNDQGSSSILRQDKSSEASATESDDDNERVDAAEEETDDEENTFFDTRDFLSSGSFKSSGSDFRTSSFSSDDEGFFPLESEDDIDPSIKTVGKNYPHVKRRKKLPDPVEKEKGVSLWSMIKDNIGKDLTKVCLPVYFNEPLSSLQKCFEDLEYSYLLDRAYSWGRRGNSLMRILNVAAFAVSGYASTEGRICKPFNPLLGETYEADYPDKGLRFFSEKVSHHPMVVACHCEGTGWKFWGDSNLKSKFWGRSIQLDPVGVLTLEFDDGEVFQWSKVTTSIYNLILGKLYCDHYGTMRIEGNREYSCKLKFKEQSIIDRNPHQVQGIVQDRYGKRVATVFGKWDESIHYVNGDCSGKGKGFESENDAQLLWKRSRPPQFPTRYNLTRFAITLNELTPGLKEKLPPTDSRLRPDQRYLENGEFEMANSEKLRLEQRQRQARKMQERGWKPRWFAKDKGSDGYRYIGGYWEAREQGIWDSCPDIFGQVPAEQLTD; encoded by the exons ATGCATAATCTTTGTTGTATATCAACCGTATCCGATCATTCCTCCACAAATAACTTTCCAATGGCAATCACTTCTAGATCCGACCCGAATACCCGATCTCTTAACCAAAGCCACACTTCTCATTTCAACGGCATCGAttgcaataataataacaacagcagcagcaatACCACCAATCTCCTCCTTCTTACGAACAGCAATAACCGCCACCAGCGAAGCTTAACGGCGTCGCTTTCAGCGTTAACTGCGAATGCGGTGTCGCTTCCGCGTGAACAACAGGTGGACGTTAGAATAAATGATATAGTAGGTAACGGAATATCAGGAATTCTTTACAAGTGGGTGAATTACGGTAAAGGATGGCGACCTAGATGGTTCGTTTTGCAAGATGGCGTGTTGtcgtattataaaattcacgGTCCTGATAAAATCATCGTTAATCGAGAAACCGAGAAAGGATCCAAAGTTATCGGTGAAGAATCCATGCGCAGACTTTCTAGACCTAATAATAACAACGGTCATTATCATCAGCCTAAGCGCAACCCCGTTGGTGAAATCCATCTCAAG GTGTCATCGATCCGCGAGAGTAGATCAGATGATAAGAGATTTTCGATATTCACCGGCACGAAACGGCTTCATTTACGAGCGGAAACCCGTGAGGATCGATTAGCATGGATGGAGGCATTACAGGCTGTAAAGGATATGTTTCCACGCATGTCAAACAGCGAATTAATGGCTCCGATAGAAAACGTTGTCGTTTCGACCGAGAAACTGAGGCAGCGTCTTCTAGAAGAAGGCGTTAGCGAAGCGGCTATTGAGGATAGCGAACAGATCATGAGGAATGAGTTTTCTTCATTGCAGAATCAGATTGTGCTGCTTAAACAAAAGCAGTGGCTTCTCATCGACACATTGCGACAGTTAGAG acAGAAAAGGTTGACCTGGAAAATACAGTAGTTGATGAAAGTCAAAGACAGTTCAATGATCAAGGCTCTTCTTCTATCTTAAGACAAGACAAGTCTAGTG AAGCAAGTGCTACTGAATctgatgatgataatgaaaGAGTTGATGCTGCAGAGGAAGAAACTGATGATGAAGAGAATACATTCTTTGATACTCGTGACTTTCTATCATCAGGTTCCTTCAAAAGTAGTGGATCTGATTTTCGGACATCGTCTTTCTCTTCTGATGACGAAGGGTTTTTTCCGCTTGAATCAGAAGATGATATTGATCCTTCTATTAAAACTGTTGGGAAAAATTATCCTCATGTGAAGCGGCGGAAGAAATTACCTGACCcagttgaaaaagaaaaaggtgtcAGCCTTTGGTCAATGATTAAGGATAACATTGGGAAGGACCTCACTAAAGTTTGTCTTCCagtttattttaatgaacCTCTCTCTTCTCTGCAAAAGTGTTTTGAAGATTTGGAATACTCATACCTGCTCGACCGAGCGTATTCTTGGGGAAGAAGG GGTAATAGCCTTATGAGGATTCTTAATGTGGCTGCTTTTGCTGTATCTGGATATGCTTCAACTGAGGGAAGGATTTGCAAGCCATTTAATCCCTTATTAGGGGAAACATATGAAGCAGACTATCCAGATAAAGGCCTTCGGTTTTTCTCTGAGAAG GTCAGTCACCACCCAATGGTTGTTGCTTGTCACTGTGAGGGTACCGGATGGAAATTTTGGGGAGATAGCAATTTAAAAAGCAAATTTTGGGGTCGCTCAATTCAACTTGATCCTGTTGGTGTTTTGACTTTGGAATTCGATGATGGAGAAGTTTTTCAATGGAGCAAG GTAACAACATCAATATACAATCTCATATTGGGAAAACTATACTGTGATCACTATGGTACAATGCGAATAGAGGGAAATCGCGAGTACTCGTGCaaactaaaatttaaggaACAATCCATCATAGATCGAAATCCTCACCAG GTTCAAGGAATTGTTCAAGATAGGTATGGTAAAAGAGTGGCCACTGTTTTTGGAAAATGGGATGAAAGTATTCATTATGTCAACGGTGATTGTTCTGGGAAGGGAAAAGGATTTGAGTCTGAAAACGATGCCCAATTACTCTGGAAAAGAAGCAGGCCGCCTCAGTTTCCAACGAGATATAACTTGACACGCTTTGCTATAACATTGAATGAGCTCACTCCAGGACTAAAG GAAAAGTTGCCACCTACAGATTCAAGGCTTAGACCTGATCAAAGATACTTGGAAAATGGTGAGTTTGAGATGGCAAATTCAGAGAAATTGCGACTTGAACAGCGTCAACGCCAG GCCCGAAAGATGCAAGAGAGGGGCTGGAAACCGCGCTGGTTTGCAAAGGATAAAGGAAGTGATGGCTACCGTTATATTGGTGGATACTGGGAGGCCAGAGAACAGGGAATTTGGGACTCGTGCCCTGATATATTTGGTCAAGTTCCTGCAGAACAGCTAACTGATTAA
- the LOC8274133 gene encoding oxysterol-binding protein-related protein 1C isoform X2 produces MHNLCCISTVSDHSSTNNFPMAITSRSDPNTRSLNQSHTSHFNGIDCNNNNNSSSNTTNLLLLTNSNNRHQRSLTASLSALTANAVSLPREQQVDVRINDIVGNGISGILYKWVNYGKGWRPRWFVLQDGVLSYYKIHGPDKIIVNRETEKGSKVIGEESMRRLSRPNNNNGHYHQPKRNPVGEIHLKVSSIRESRSDDKRFSIFTGTKRLHLRAETREDRLAWMEALQAVKDMFPRMSNSELMAPIENVVVSTEKLRQRLLEEGVSEAAIEDSEQIMRNEFSSLQNQIVLLKQKQWLLIDTLRQLETEKVDLENTVVDESQRQFNDQGSSSILRQDKSSASATESDDDNERVDAAEEETDDEENTFFDTRDFLSSGSFKSSGSDFRTSSFSSDDEGFFPLESEDDIDPSIKTVGKNYPHVKRRKKLPDPVEKEKGVSLWSMIKDNIGKDLTKVCLPVYFNEPLSSLQKCFEDLEYSYLLDRAYSWGRRGNSLMRILNVAAFAVSGYASTEGRICKPFNPLLGETYEADYPDKGLRFFSEKVSHHPMVVACHCEGTGWKFWGDSNLKSKFWGRSIQLDPVGVLTLEFDDGEVFQWSKVTTSIYNLILGKLYCDHYGTMRIEGNREYSCKLKFKEQSIIDRNPHQVQGIVQDRYGKRVATVFGKWDESIHYVNGDCSGKGKGFESENDAQLLWKRSRPPQFPTRYNLTRFAITLNELTPGLKEKLPPTDSRLRPDQRYLENGEFEMANSEKLRLEQRQRQARKMQERGWKPRWFAKDKGSDGYRYIGGYWEAREQGIWDSCPDIFGQVPAEQLTD; encoded by the exons ATGCATAATCTTTGTTGTATATCAACCGTATCCGATCATTCCTCCACAAATAACTTTCCAATGGCAATCACTTCTAGATCCGACCCGAATACCCGATCTCTTAACCAAAGCCACACTTCTCATTTCAACGGCATCGAttgcaataataataacaacagcagcagcaatACCACCAATCTCCTCCTTCTTACGAACAGCAATAACCGCCACCAGCGAAGCTTAACGGCGTCGCTTTCAGCGTTAACTGCGAATGCGGTGTCGCTTCCGCGTGAACAACAGGTGGACGTTAGAATAAATGATATAGTAGGTAACGGAATATCAGGAATTCTTTACAAGTGGGTGAATTACGGTAAAGGATGGCGACCTAGATGGTTCGTTTTGCAAGATGGCGTGTTGtcgtattataaaattcacgGTCCTGATAAAATCATCGTTAATCGAGAAACCGAGAAAGGATCCAAAGTTATCGGTGAAGAATCCATGCGCAGACTTTCTAGACCTAATAATAACAACGGTCATTATCATCAGCCTAAGCGCAACCCCGTTGGTGAAATCCATCTCAAG GTGTCATCGATCCGCGAGAGTAGATCAGATGATAAGAGATTTTCGATATTCACCGGCACGAAACGGCTTCATTTACGAGCGGAAACCCGTGAGGATCGATTAGCATGGATGGAGGCATTACAGGCTGTAAAGGATATGTTTCCACGCATGTCAAACAGCGAATTAATGGCTCCGATAGAAAACGTTGTCGTTTCGACCGAGAAACTGAGGCAGCGTCTTCTAGAAGAAGGCGTTAGCGAAGCGGCTATTGAGGATAGCGAACAGATCATGAGGAATGAGTTTTCTTCATTGCAGAATCAGATTGTGCTGCTTAAACAAAAGCAGTGGCTTCTCATCGACACATTGCGACAGTTAGAG acAGAAAAGGTTGACCTGGAAAATACAGTAGTTGATGAAAGTCAAAGACAGTTCAATGATCAAGGCTCTTCTTCTATCTTAAGACAAGACAAGTCTAGTG CAAGTGCTACTGAATctgatgatgataatgaaaGAGTTGATGCTGCAGAGGAAGAAACTGATGATGAAGAGAATACATTCTTTGATACTCGTGACTTTCTATCATCAGGTTCCTTCAAAAGTAGTGGATCTGATTTTCGGACATCGTCTTTCTCTTCTGATGACGAAGGGTTTTTTCCGCTTGAATCAGAAGATGATATTGATCCTTCTATTAAAACTGTTGGGAAAAATTATCCTCATGTGAAGCGGCGGAAGAAATTACCTGACCcagttgaaaaagaaaaaggtgtcAGCCTTTGGTCAATGATTAAGGATAACATTGGGAAGGACCTCACTAAAGTTTGTCTTCCagtttattttaatgaacCTCTCTCTTCTCTGCAAAAGTGTTTTGAAGATTTGGAATACTCATACCTGCTCGACCGAGCGTATTCTTGGGGAAGAAGG GGTAATAGCCTTATGAGGATTCTTAATGTGGCTGCTTTTGCTGTATCTGGATATGCTTCAACTGAGGGAAGGATTTGCAAGCCATTTAATCCCTTATTAGGGGAAACATATGAAGCAGACTATCCAGATAAAGGCCTTCGGTTTTTCTCTGAGAAG GTCAGTCACCACCCAATGGTTGTTGCTTGTCACTGTGAGGGTACCGGATGGAAATTTTGGGGAGATAGCAATTTAAAAAGCAAATTTTGGGGTCGCTCAATTCAACTTGATCCTGTTGGTGTTTTGACTTTGGAATTCGATGATGGAGAAGTTTTTCAATGGAGCAAG GTAACAACATCAATATACAATCTCATATTGGGAAAACTATACTGTGATCACTATGGTACAATGCGAATAGAGGGAAATCGCGAGTACTCGTGCaaactaaaatttaaggaACAATCCATCATAGATCGAAATCCTCACCAG GTTCAAGGAATTGTTCAAGATAGGTATGGTAAAAGAGTGGCCACTGTTTTTGGAAAATGGGATGAAAGTATTCATTATGTCAACGGTGATTGTTCTGGGAAGGGAAAAGGATTTGAGTCTGAAAACGATGCCCAATTACTCTGGAAAAGAAGCAGGCCGCCTCAGTTTCCAACGAGATATAACTTGACACGCTTTGCTATAACATTGAATGAGCTCACTCCAGGACTAAAG GAAAAGTTGCCACCTACAGATTCAAGGCTTAGACCTGATCAAAGATACTTGGAAAATGGTGAGTTTGAGATGGCAAATTCAGAGAAATTGCGACTTGAACAGCGTCAACGCCAG GCCCGAAAGATGCAAGAGAGGGGCTGGAAACCGCGCTGGTTTGCAAAGGATAAAGGAAGTGATGGCTACCGTTATATTGGTGGATACTGGGAGGCCAGAGAACAGGGAATTTGGGACTCGTGCCCTGATATATTTGGTCAAGTTCCTGCAGAACAGCTAACTGATTAA
- the LOC8274130 gene encoding biotin--protein ligase 2 isoform X1, with the protein MLLLHNCLRFITCVPSGSLGSQPHSPLYRSLASMDNSICTLLLSGKSTAENEIAQSLKQNGSSIKLPDNTRVSLLLESEISEPEKEASFDRQLFFNNLSTNQFGRLLIWSPRLTSTHDVVSHNFSELPIGTVCVADIQSKGRGRSKNVWESPKGCLLFSFSVQMEDGRVVPLLQYVVSLAVTEAIKDICHKKGLPFLDVKIKWPNDLYLNGLKVGGILCTSTYKSKKFNVSAGIGLNVDNEKPTTCLNAVQRELSPAASQLRREEILTAFFNKFESLYDLFLNQGFQSLEELYYRTWLHSGQRVIVQENSGDQMVENVVTIQGLTSSGYLLAIGEDNVMCELHPDGNSFDFFKGLVRRKLE; encoded by the exons ATGCTACTACTTCATAATTGCCTACGTTTTATTACTTGTGTACCGTCTGGCTCTCTAGGCAGCCAGCCGCACTCTCCTCTCTATCGATCATTAGCATCAATGGATAATTCAATTTGTACGCTATTATTATCAGGAAAATCCACAGCAGAGAATGAAATCGCTCAATCTCTGAAGCAAAATGGCAGCTCTATAAAACTCCCTGACAACACCCGAGTATCTTTACTCTTGGAATCAGAGATTTCCGAGCCGGAAAAAGAAGCTTCTTTCGATCGTCAACTTTTCTTTAACAACCTTTCAACTAATCAATTCGGTCGGTTACTTATTTGGTCTCCGCGCTTAACTTCCACGCACGATGTCGTCTCACA CAATTTCTCCGAGCTTCCAATTGGTACTGTTTGTGTTGCTGATATTCAGTCTAAAGGAAGAG GTCGCTCGAAGAACGTGTGGGAATCTCCAAAGGGATGCCTATTGTTTTCTTTCAGTGTTCAGATGGAGGACGGCCGTGTTGTGCCTTTGTTGCAATATGTAGTTTCTCTAGCAGTTACTGAGGcaataaaagatatttgtcACAAAAAA GGCTTACCATTTCTagatgttaaaataaaatggccAAATGACCTTTACTTAAATGGCCTAAAAGTTGGCGGCATCCTATGCACTTCAACGTATAAATCAAAGAAGTTCAATGTCAGTGCTG GTATAGGTTTGAACGTTGATAATGAGAAACCAACAACATGCTTGAATGCAGTACAAAGAGAATTGTCTCCTGCTGCTTCACAATtaagaagagaagaaattcTCACTGCATTCTTTAACAAATTTGAAAGTCTCTATGATCTTTTCTTAAATCAAG GATTCCAATCTCTTGAGGAGCTGTATTACAGAACATGGCTACACAG TGGGCAGAGAGTCATCGTACAAGAAAACAGTGGGGATCAAATGGTGGAGAATGTGGTTACTATTCAG gGATTGACATCCTCAGGATATTTGCTAGCTATTGGTGAAGACAATGTGATGTGTGAACTTCATCCTGATGGCAATAG TTTTGACTTCTTCAAAGGACTAGTCAGAAGGAAACTGGAATGA
- the LOC8274130 gene encoding biotin--protein ligase 1, chloroplastic isoform X2, with translation MLLLHNCLRFITCVPSGSLGSQPHSPLYRSLASMDNSICTLLLSGKSTAENEIAQSLKQNGSSIKLPDNTRVSLLLESEISEPEKEASFDRQLFFNNLSTNQFGRLLIWSPRLTSTHDVVSHNFSELPIGTVCVADIQSKGRGRSKNVWESPKGCLLFSFSVQMEDGRVVPLLQYVVSLAVTEAIKDICHKKGLPFLDVKIKWPNDLYLNGLKVGGILCTSTYKSKKFNVSAGIGLNVDNEKPTTCLNAVQRELSPAASQLRREEILTAFFNKFESLYDLFLNQGFQSLEELYYRTWLHSGQRVIVQENSGDQMVENVVTIQFRRHYMSCGWDAK, from the exons ATGCTACTACTTCATAATTGCCTACGTTTTATTACTTGTGTACCGTCTGGCTCTCTAGGCAGCCAGCCGCACTCTCCTCTCTATCGATCATTAGCATCAATGGATAATTCAATTTGTACGCTATTATTATCAGGAAAATCCACAGCAGAGAATGAAATCGCTCAATCTCTGAAGCAAAATGGCAGCTCTATAAAACTCCCTGACAACACCCGAGTATCTTTACTCTTGGAATCAGAGATTTCCGAGCCGGAAAAAGAAGCTTCTTTCGATCGTCAACTTTTCTTTAACAACCTTTCAACTAATCAATTCGGTCGGTTACTTATTTGGTCTCCGCGCTTAACTTCCACGCACGATGTCGTCTCACA CAATTTCTCCGAGCTTCCAATTGGTACTGTTTGTGTTGCTGATATTCAGTCTAAAGGAAGAG GTCGCTCGAAGAACGTGTGGGAATCTCCAAAGGGATGCCTATTGTTTTCTTTCAGTGTTCAGATGGAGGACGGCCGTGTTGTGCCTTTGTTGCAATATGTAGTTTCTCTAGCAGTTACTGAGGcaataaaagatatttgtcACAAAAAA GGCTTACCATTTCTagatgttaaaataaaatggccAAATGACCTTTACTTAAATGGCCTAAAAGTTGGCGGCATCCTATGCACTTCAACGTATAAATCAAAGAAGTTCAATGTCAGTGCTG GTATAGGTTTGAACGTTGATAATGAGAAACCAACAACATGCTTGAATGCAGTACAAAGAGAATTGTCTCCTGCTGCTTCACAATtaagaagagaagaaattcTCACTGCATTCTTTAACAAATTTGAAAGTCTCTATGATCTTTTCTTAAATCAAG GATTCCAATCTCTTGAGGAGCTGTATTACAGAACATGGCTACACAG TGGGCAGAGAGTCATCGTACAAGAAAACAGTGGGGATCAAATGGTGGAGAATGTGGTTACTATTCAG TTCAGGCGCCATTACATGTCATGTGGATGGGATGCTAAATAA
- the LOC8274130 gene encoding biotin--protein ligase 1, chloroplastic isoform X3, producing MLLLHNCLRFITCVPSGSLGSQPHSPLYRSLASMDNSICTLLLSGKSTAENEIAQSLKQNGSSIKLPDNTRVSLLLESEISEPEKEASFDRQLFFNNLSTNQFGRLLIWSPRLTSTHDVVSHNFSELPIGTVCVADIQSKGRGRSKNVWESPKGCLLFSFSVQMEDGRVVPLLQYVVSLAVTEAIKDICHKKGLPFLDVKIKWPNDLYLNGLKVGGILCTSTYKSKKFNVSAGIGLNVDNEKPTTCLNAVQRELSPAASQLRREEILTAFFNKFESLYDLFLNQGFQSLEELYYRTWLHSGQRVIVQENSGDQMVENVVTIQAPLHVMWMGC from the exons ATGCTACTACTTCATAATTGCCTACGTTTTATTACTTGTGTACCGTCTGGCTCTCTAGGCAGCCAGCCGCACTCTCCTCTCTATCGATCATTAGCATCAATGGATAATTCAATTTGTACGCTATTATTATCAGGAAAATCCACAGCAGAGAATGAAATCGCTCAATCTCTGAAGCAAAATGGCAGCTCTATAAAACTCCCTGACAACACCCGAGTATCTTTACTCTTGGAATCAGAGATTTCCGAGCCGGAAAAAGAAGCTTCTTTCGATCGTCAACTTTTCTTTAACAACCTTTCAACTAATCAATTCGGTCGGTTACTTATTTGGTCTCCGCGCTTAACTTCCACGCACGATGTCGTCTCACA CAATTTCTCCGAGCTTCCAATTGGTACTGTTTGTGTTGCTGATATTCAGTCTAAAGGAAGAG GTCGCTCGAAGAACGTGTGGGAATCTCCAAAGGGATGCCTATTGTTTTCTTTCAGTGTTCAGATGGAGGACGGCCGTGTTGTGCCTTTGTTGCAATATGTAGTTTCTCTAGCAGTTACTGAGGcaataaaagatatttgtcACAAAAAA GGCTTACCATTTCTagatgttaaaataaaatggccAAATGACCTTTACTTAAATGGCCTAAAAGTTGGCGGCATCCTATGCACTTCAACGTATAAATCAAAGAAGTTCAATGTCAGTGCTG GTATAGGTTTGAACGTTGATAATGAGAAACCAACAACATGCTTGAATGCAGTACAAAGAGAATTGTCTCCTGCTGCTTCACAATtaagaagagaagaaattcTCACTGCATTCTTTAACAAATTTGAAAGTCTCTATGATCTTTTCTTAAATCAAG GATTCCAATCTCTTGAGGAGCTGTATTACAGAACATGGCTACACAG TGGGCAGAGAGTCATCGTACAAGAAAACAGTGGGGATCAAATGGTGGAGAATGTGGTTACTATTCAG GCGCCATTACATGTCATGTGGATGGGATGCTAA